The following are encoded in a window of Rubellicoccus peritrichatus genomic DNA:
- a CDS encoding sugar porter family MFS transporter, giving the protein MGNNLTPNKNWFVILVSLAATIGGFLFGFDSGVINGTVDGLREAFNSDSVGTGLNVSLMLVGCAIGALIAGRLSDRFGRRSILLVSAVFFAVSAWGSGIAGTSSEFIFYRVLGGLAVGAASVLSPAYISEVAPAKYRGMLSSMQQIAIITGLFCAFFSNYFIVHLAGGSQEILAIGYEAWRWMFWIEILPSVAFFLVLLLIPESPRFLVASGERYRALAILGKLMGDGAAAKYNEINNSLAADHHRPRFRDLIGKNGLRPIVWLGIALAALQQFVGINVVFYYGAVLWQSAGFTESDSLLINVISGAVSMAACIAALLAIDRMGRKPMLLIGSVGMLINLGILAYVFGQANVDAAGDLILKGLAGPIALVAANLYVIFFNFSWGPVVWVLLGEMFPNQFRGSALALSGMAMWGSNFVITMTFPILLGKIGLGGAYCLYAGCALISFFIVWKFVKETKGLELEEMAG; this is encoded by the coding sequence ATGGGTAATAACCTTACGCCGAATAAGAATTGGTTTGTTATATTAGTTAGCTTAGCTGCAACAATTGGTGGCTTTCTATTTGGCTTTGATAGCGGCGTAATCAATGGAACAGTCGATGGGTTGCGAGAGGCATTCAACTCGGACAGCGTAGGAACAGGATTAAATGTATCCTTGATGCTTGTAGGTTGCGCGATTGGAGCCTTGATAGCTGGTCGACTATCAGATCGATTTGGTCGTCGCTCAATATTGTTGGTTTCGGCAGTATTTTTTGCTGTCAGTGCTTGGGGTTCTGGCATAGCAGGAACGTCGAGTGAATTCATTTTTTACCGTGTGCTGGGTGGCCTAGCAGTCGGGGCCGCCTCAGTTTTATCTCCTGCGTACATTAGTGAAGTGGCGCCAGCAAAATATCGCGGCATGCTTTCCTCAATGCAACAGATTGCGATTATCACTGGTTTATTTTGCGCTTTTTTTAGTAATTACTTTATAGTGCATCTGGCGGGTGGTTCGCAGGAAATTCTTGCTATAGGCTACGAGGCTTGGCGCTGGATGTTTTGGATTGAGATCCTTCCTTCCGTCGCGTTTTTTTTGGTGCTCTTATTAATTCCTGAAAGCCCACGTTTTCTGGTAGCCTCTGGAGAAAGGTATAGGGCGCTTGCAATTCTCGGCAAATTGATGGGAGATGGCGCTGCGGCTAAATATAATGAAATCAACAATTCTTTAGCTGCAGATCATCACCGCCCACGATTTCGTGACCTTATCGGTAAAAACGGCCTCAGGCCGATTGTCTGGCTAGGTATCGCCTTGGCGGCTTTGCAACAATTTGTGGGGATTAATGTTGTTTTCTATTATGGTGCCGTGCTGTGGCAATCCGCTGGGTTTACTGAAAGTGATTCCCTACTGATTAATGTAATTAGCGGGGCTGTTAGTATGGCGGCTTGTATCGCTGCGCTCTTGGCAATCGACCGTATGGGACGTAAGCCTATGCTGTTAATTGGCTCGGTAGGCATGCTTATCAATCTTGGTATTTTGGCATACGTCTTTGGTCAGGCCAATGTGGATGCTGCCGGTGATCTTATTTTGAAAGGCCTAGCTGGACCCATTGCTTTGGTTGCGGCAAATTTGTATGTAATCTTCTTTAATTTCTCCTGGGGCCCGGTGGTTTGGGTGCTCTTGGGAGAAATGTTCCCCAACCAGTTCCGTGGTTCAGCGCTGGCTCTTAGTGGTATGGCAATGTGGGGTTCAAATTTTGTCATCACCATGACCTTTCCTATCTTACTAGGTAAAATAGGTTTGGGTGGCGCCTATTGCTTGTATGCCGGGTGCGCATTGATATCGTTCTTCATAGTTTGGAAATTCGTCAAGGAAACCAAAGGATTAGAACTGGAGGAAATGGCCGGATAA
- a CDS encoding PEP-CTERM sorting domain-containing protein (PEP-CTERM proteins occur, often in large numbers, in the proteomes of bacteria that also encode an exosortase, a predicted intramembrane cysteine proteinase. The presence of a PEP-CTERM domain at a protein's C-terminus predicts cleavage within the sorting domain, followed by covalent anchoring to some some component of the (usually Gram-negative) cell surface. Many PEP-CTERM proteins exhibit an unusual sequence composition that includes large numbers of potential glycosylation sites. Expression of one such protein has been shown restore the ability of a bacterium to form floc, a type of biofilm.) — MNTKLSLLLFASTVIAGLSASAQITVVDAVEGASGNTFATGGSLANTSWIEFNDSSGENNTQWRLRNSSTNNGFGSTAFQAQVGTLGSTPELTTQITGLADGVYDIYVFFTDFGDWNISAGLTSGSLTTYEGLNAGGDSGGTTAGVVQSDTLNLDLGGLSAPGSPSNHFAVNIGQTTVTGGSAINVFINHDAGVGNFNRTFYDAVGYAAVPEASHYALLLTGGAAAALLVRRKWRAKSV; from the coding sequence ATGAATACTAAATTAAGCTTACTTCTCTTCGCCTCGACAGTGATCGCAGGACTTAGCGCATCGGCGCAAATTACTGTGGTAGATGCTGTTGAAGGAGCATCTGGTAACACATTCGCAACCGGAGGTTCATTAGCCAACACCAGTTGGATTGAGTTCAACGACTCTTCAGGCGAAAATAATACACAATGGAGGCTTCGTAACAGCTCTACAAACAATGGGTTTGGTTCTACTGCTTTCCAAGCTCAGGTTGGAACTCTTGGTTCAACACCAGAGTTGACTACTCAGATAACTGGCCTGGCTGATGGAGTGTATGATATCTATGTATTCTTCACAGATTTCGGTGACTGGAACATATCTGCTGGTTTAACTTCAGGTTCTTTGACCACCTATGAAGGTTTAAATGCTGGCGGTGATTCTGGCGGTACGACTGCAGGTGTGGTTCAGTCAGACACACTAAACCTTGACCTCGGCGGACTTTCGGCACCCGGTTCCCCCAGTAATCACTTTGCTGTAAATATCGGTCAAACAACGGTGACCGGCGGTTCAGCCATCAATGTCTTTATCAATCACGATGCCGGTGTTGGAAATTTTAACCGCACTTTTTACGATGCAGTCGGTTATGCTGCTGTTCCCGAAGCTTCACATTACGCGCTTTTGTTGACCGGTGGAGCTGCTGCTGCACTTTTGGTGCGTCGCAAATGGCGTGCTAAATCAGTTTAA
- a CDS encoding helix-turn-helix transcriptional regulator encodes MVSRMEDIHCLWDELVDFGASEIDDALVHFMRQIAKIVDADDVVWVGAVRLASGASARRDPQLGWRVQSARFMNPKPQQISNANRSKREQDTAPALTSIALVKEAGKPRVHRLRDGFVDLDAFKKTEHYQYIHVMTDIRDRMYAVTPIREQAESFFLFDRVGRNKRFSLRDTETVAYALRGLKWFQKELMLANGLNIADKPLSPTERKVIRLLLTEKTEAQIAEALGHSQHTTHGYVKEILKKYGVKGRTGLMALWLSRQG; translated from the coding sequence ATGGTTTCTCGCATGGAAGACATTCATTGTCTATGGGATGAGTTAGTTGACTTTGGCGCTTCCGAAATTGATGACGCATTGGTTCATTTCATGCGTCAAATTGCCAAAATCGTGGATGCAGACGATGTTGTTTGGGTAGGTGCCGTTAGATTGGCAAGTGGTGCGAGTGCCCGGCGCGATCCACAATTGGGTTGGCGTGTTCAGTCAGCACGTTTCATGAATCCCAAGCCTCAGCAGATTTCCAATGCAAATCGTAGTAAACGGGAGCAGGATACTGCACCTGCACTAACTTCGATTGCTTTGGTAAAAGAAGCAGGCAAACCTCGCGTCCATCGGCTTCGTGACGGTTTTGTTGATTTGGATGCATTCAAGAAAACTGAGCACTATCAATACATTCACGTGATGACGGATATCCGGGATCGTATGTACGCGGTAACGCCTATACGGGAGCAGGCGGAATCATTTTTTCTCTTTGATCGGGTGGGGCGAAACAAACGCTTTTCTCTTCGTGATACGGAAACAGTTGCTTATGCCTTGCGTGGATTGAAATGGTTTCAAAAAGAGCTGATGCTGGCCAATGGATTGAACATTGCCGATAAGCCATTGAGTCCAACAGAAAGAAAAGTCATAAGGTTGTTGCTTACCGAAAAAACAGAAGCCCAGATCGCTGAAGCACTGGGACATTCTCAGCATACGACCCATGGATATGTAAAAGAAATTCTGAAAAAGTATGGAGTCAAAGGACGGACTGGATTGATGGCACTCTGGTTGTCCCGTCAGGGCTGA